One region of Marivirga arenosa genomic DNA includes:
- a CDS encoding electron transport complex protein RnfA, whose translation MNSESLSQIFISASLVNNFVLAYFLGICPFLGVSGKIETSTKMGAAVTFVMLISSVSAYAIHAFLIAIDAPFLQLISYIVVIASTVQLVEMLVKKLSPALFKALGIFLPLITTNCAILGLALFQTNKGYDLLQSVVYALGAGAGFTLALILISGLREQLDLADVPKVIRGTVLTLIVAGILSLVFMGFSGLGGK comes from the coding sequence ATGAATTCAGAAAGCCTTTCCCAAATATTCATTAGCGCAAGTTTAGTTAATAACTTTGTGTTGGCCTATTTCTTAGGTATTTGCCCTTTCTTAGGAGTTTCTGGTAAAATTGAAACCTCTACCAAGATGGGAGCTGCCGTTACTTTTGTGATGTTAATTAGCTCAGTTTCAGCATATGCCATTCATGCCTTTTTAATAGCTATTGATGCTCCCTTCTTACAATTAATAAGCTACATAGTGGTAATTGCTTCCACAGTACAACTTGTAGAAATGTTAGTAAAAAAATTAAGCCCAGCCCTTTTCAAGGCATTAGGTATTTTCCTACCCTTGATTACAACCAATTGCGCTATTTTGGGGCTGGCACTATTTCAAACCAATAAAGGCTATGACTTATTACAAAGTGTAGTCTATGCATTAGGTGCTGGTGCGGGTTTTACGCTCGCACTTATTTTAATCTCAGGACTAAGAGAGCAATTAGATTTAGCTGATGTACCTAAGGTCATCAGAGGAACTGTTTTAACTCTTATAGTAGCAGGTATATTATCACTGGTTTTTATGGGTTTCTCAGGTTTAGGAGGTAAATAA
- a CDS encoding RnfABCDGE type electron transport complex subunit D produces MKKQSLHISTSPHLSQGTSVEVIMRNVVYALLPLSFYSVYAFGWNAALVILTAVFSAVLTEHVLSKLSNKESTISDWSAVITGLLLGLTLPPIFPLWMTFLGGVIAIAMGKFLFGGLGYNVFNPALVGRAVLQAAFPVAITTWQDAFSIDRFTSVNSSIWAMPFMMPVVDGTSGATPLSAFKFDGVVTDTSDLAMGLVSGSAGETSTILILLGGLYLVIRNFMNWKIPVSILLTVFIFSGILYSINPELYPSPGFMIFSGGLMLGAVFMASDMVASPITTLGVIVYGVIIGSMIVIIRIWGGLPEGVMYAILFGNALSPHIDRLIQNRVYGTSSAKS; encoded by the coding sequence ATGAAAAAGCAAAGTCTTCATATTAGCACTTCACCCCACCTTTCTCAAGGCACTAGTGTTGAGGTAATTATGAGAAATGTAGTCTATGCTTTGTTACCTTTATCATTCTATTCAGTATATGCTTTTGGTTGGAATGCAGCTCTTGTGATACTAACGGCTGTATTTTCAGCTGTTTTAACCGAACATGTTCTCAGCAAGCTTTCAAATAAAGAAAGTACCATAAGTGACTGGTCAGCAGTAATTACAGGACTACTACTTGGCCTAACTTTACCCCCAATATTTCCATTATGGATGACCTTTTTAGGAGGAGTAATTGCTATTGCAATGGGTAAGTTTCTTTTTGGTGGTTTAGGATATAATGTATTTAATCCTGCATTAGTGGGGCGAGCAGTACTACAAGCTGCCTTTCCTGTTGCTATAACCACCTGGCAAGATGCTTTTTCAATTGATCGATTTACATCCGTTAATTCTTCAATCTGGGCTATGCCATTTATGATGCCCGTAGTGGATGGTACTTCTGGAGCAACGCCCCTGTCTGCCTTCAAATTTGATGGTGTAGTTACTGATACAAGCGATTTAGCTATGGGGCTAGTCAGTGGTTCAGCAGGAGAAACTAGTACTATCTTAATACTTTTAGGTGGGCTCTATTTAGTAATCAGAAACTTTATGAATTGGAAAATCCCGGTTTCTATACTACTAACAGTATTTATTTTTAGTGGGATTCTCTACTCAATTAATCCAGAATTATATCCATCACCAGGTTTCATGATATTTTCTGGGGGCTTAATGTTAGGGGCGGTATTTATGGCTTCAGATATGGTGGCCTCACCCATTACTACCCTAGGTGTAATTGTGTATGGTGTAATCATCGGAAGTATGATTGTAATTATAAGAATATGGGGTGGTTTACCAGAGGGTGTTATGTATGCCATTTTATTTGGCAATGCATTATCGCCTCATATTGACCGACTTATACAAAATAGAGTATATGGAACTTCATCTGCAAAATCATGA
- a CDS encoding ferredoxin reductase domain-containing protein, which yields MAHLSDYDIRKQYYAKVLKTRRLSPPDAEEVRELTLEVQDPSFDCKIDQSFGVLVEKHDDFGNTLNHRLYSVADIPEKDIDKTIITLLVKRCNYIDAFSGELYNGIVSNYLCDRKAGDKIIITGPYELPFEIPEDKNANLILIGMGTGIAPFRAFIKHIYHNVKDWRGRILLFYGAKTGLELLYQNEEDDDLTNYYNEDTFKAIHAYSPRPLWHDPVVIDQSIEERSEEIIEMLSHLNTYIYIAGHKKVKEGLDKAFAKVVGSEEKWKARKAELKAGKKWIELIY from the coding sequence ATGGCACATTTATCAGATTATGATATCAGGAAACAATACTATGCTAAGGTATTAAAAACAAGAAGGTTAAGCCCTCCTGATGCAGAAGAAGTTAGAGAACTCACTTTAGAAGTTCAAGATCCAAGTTTTGACTGCAAAATAGATCAAAGTTTTGGTGTATTAGTTGAAAAGCATGATGATTTTGGGAATACATTGAATCACCGTTTATACAGCGTTGCCGATATTCCTGAAAAGGATATTGATAAAACAATTATCACCTTATTGGTGAAAAGATGCAATTATATTGATGCCTTCAGTGGTGAATTATATAACGGTATTGTTTCGAACTATTTATGTGATAGAAAAGCAGGTGACAAAATTATCATTACAGGTCCTTATGAATTACCATTTGAAATTCCTGAAGATAAAAATGCGAATCTAATTCTAATAGGAATGGGAACTGGAATAGCCCCATTCAGAGCTTTTATTAAGCATATTTATCATAATGTGAAAGATTGGCGCGGCCGTATATTATTGTTTTACGGTGCCAAAACTGGATTGGAGCTACTGTATCAGAATGAAGAGGATGATGATCTTACTAACTATTACAATGAGGATACTTTTAAAGCTATTCATGCTTACAGCCCGAGACCATTATGGCATGATCCCGTTGTGATTGATCAATCTATTGAGGAACGTTCTGAGGAGATTATAGAAATGCTATCACATTTGAATACCTACATCTATATAGCGGGTCATAAAAAAGTGAAAGAAGGATTAGATAAAGCATTTGCAAAGGTAGTGGGTTCTGAAGAAAAATGGAAAGCCAGAAAAGCAGAACTGAAAGCAGGTAAGAAATGGATTGAGTTAATTTATTAA
- the rsxE gene encoding electron transport complex subunit RsxE, translating to MSNLNSNNELLKKAPTSTDEFIKGLWKENPVFVQVLGMCPVLAVSNTAANAVAMGLATAFVLLMSNVLVSLLRNFIPKQVRIASYILIIATFVTIVDYSIQAISVELHKSLGAFISLIVVNCLILSRAEAFASKNTVGKSVMDALGMGIGFTIALFSLGAVREILGNGSFFGITLFPEGFQDWVIMVLPAGGFFTLAAWLLVFNIYKQKRAES from the coding sequence ATGAGCAATCTCAACAGTAATAATGAGCTATTAAAGAAAGCACCTACTTCTACAGATGAGTTTATAAAGGGCTTATGGAAGGAAAACCCTGTTTTTGTTCAAGTATTGGGAATGTGTCCTGTTCTTGCAGTTTCAAATACTGCTGCTAATGCAGTAGCAATGGGACTAGCAACTGCTTTTGTATTACTGATGTCTAATGTATTAGTATCCTTACTTCGTAATTTTATTCCAAAGCAAGTCAGGATAGCCTCCTATATTTTAATCATAGCCACTTTTGTAACCATAGTAGACTATAGCATTCAGGCTATAAGCGTAGAATTACACAAAAGTTTGGGAGCATTTATTTCATTAATAGTAGTTAACTGCTTGATATTGAGTAGAGCAGAAGCCTTTGCTTCTAAAAACACGGTAGGTAAATCTGTTATGGATGCCTTAGGCATGGGAATAGGATTTACTATTGCATTATTCAGCTTGGGAGCAGTAAGAGAAATCTTGGGAAATGGCTCCTTTTTCGGAATCACCCTTTTTCCTGAAGGTTTTCAAGATTGGGTGATCATGGTATTACCGGCTGGTGGCTTTTTCACTTTAGCTGCATGGCTTTTAGTATTTAATATCTATAAACAAAAAAGAGCAGAGTCATGA
- the rsxC gene encoding electron transport complex subunit RsxC, which produces MLLTQNTFKHGIHPPENKDETKGLPIRQFSFAPLLILPLSQHIGKAGKIVVREGQEVVRGQLLAESDGFLSVPLHSPVSGTVKKIANVPTLSGKMTPGIYLESFPSSTQEIIEGEAVDLESASVDEIINGIQQAGIVGLGGAAFPTHAKIKIPEGKHCDTLIINGIECEPYLTTDHRVMLEQDQDIFMGIRYLMKATQAKECIIGIEANKQDAADYLSAKLPKDIPVSVKVVPVKYPQGAEKMLITALLGKEVPSGGLPIEVNAVVVNVATTAEIGRLLPHGRGIQERVITVTGPGVINKGNYLVPIGTPLRFLLDRVGVDENMSEVYMGGPMMGMAVANLDISIVKGTSAVVVFTSKEINSNHKVYPCIKCGACVDACPLSLNPSKLGLLAKFESYDKMAAEYHLMDCFECGSCSYVCPSHIPLVQYFRLSKSIIRKQNVKS; this is translated from the coding sequence ATGCTACTAACTCAAAATACCTTCAAGCATGGAATCCATCCACCAGAAAATAAGGATGAAACCAAAGGATTGCCAATAAGACAATTTTCCTTTGCACCCTTATTAATTTTGCCTTTATCTCAACACATTGGTAAAGCTGGGAAAATAGTGGTGCGTGAAGGACAAGAGGTAGTAAGAGGTCAGTTATTAGCCGAATCAGATGGTTTTCTTTCAGTGCCCTTACATTCACCTGTAAGTGGCACTGTTAAGAAAATCGCTAATGTTCCTACACTTTCAGGAAAAATGACACCCGGCATCTATCTCGAAAGCTTTCCTTCATCAACTCAAGAAATTATAGAAGGTGAAGCTGTTGATTTAGAAAGTGCAAGCGTAGATGAGATCATAAATGGAATTCAACAAGCTGGAATAGTAGGCTTAGGTGGCGCAGCATTTCCTACTCATGCTAAAATCAAAATTCCTGAAGGAAAACATTGCGATACCCTAATTATCAATGGGATTGAATGTGAACCTTATCTCACAACAGATCATCGGGTTATGCTTGAGCAAGATCAGGATATCTTTATGGGAATCAGGTATTTAATGAAAGCAACTCAAGCCAAAGAATGTATCATTGGAATTGAAGCCAACAAGCAAGATGCTGCGGATTACCTATCAGCAAAGCTACCAAAGGATATTCCTGTTTCAGTAAAAGTTGTACCGGTAAAATACCCACAAGGAGCTGAAAAAATGTTGATCACCGCACTACTTGGAAAAGAAGTTCCTTCGGGTGGTTTACCAATTGAGGTTAATGCTGTAGTAGTAAATGTTGCCACTACAGCAGAAATCGGAAGACTATTACCACATGGCAGAGGAATTCAAGAAAGAGTGATTACAGTCACAGGTCCTGGTGTAATAAATAAGGGAAATTATCTTGTGCCAATCGGAACGCCATTACGGTTTCTGCTTGATAGAGTAGGAGTAGATGAAAATATGAGTGAAGTATATATGGGAGGTCCCATGATGGGAATGGCTGTCGCTAATCTCGACATTTCCATTGTTAAAGGAACCTCAGCAGTAGTGGTTTTTACCAGCAAAGAAATAAACTCAAATCATAAGGTTTATCCATGTATTAAATGTGGAGCATGTGTAGATGCTTGTCCTTTGTCACTTAATCCATCAAAACTAGGGTTATTAGCAAAATTTGAATCCTACGATAAAATGGCAGCTGAATATCATTTGATGGATTGCTTTGAGTGTGGTTCATGCTCTTATGTTTGTCCTTCCCATATCCCATTAGTACAGTACTTCAGACTTTCAAAATCGATCATTCGAAAACAAAATGTGAAATCATGA
- a CDS encoding FMN-binding protein, translating into MKETTQIAPTNSFKMIKAMALIGILCGLLIVLTYEGTLARIADLKEKALQEAIFKVLPESTQTQAFSYNESSFDIASKGDQNLVYAGYDENGELIGLAIVASGQGYADVIRVLYGYSIDNQKIIGFYVLESKETPGLGDKIEKDPSFLSNFEALDASLNEAKSAIQNKIITVKKGEKVNEWEIDGITGATISSRAIGDIIGKSTQKWIPIIYKNQSVFKKYRNEQSQQ; encoded by the coding sequence ATGAAAGAAACTACTCAAATAGCACCCACTAATAGTTTTAAAATGATTAAAGCGATGGCTTTGATTGGAATACTTTGTGGTCTTTTAATTGTATTAACTTATGAGGGTACGCTGGCAAGAATAGCAGACCTAAAGGAAAAAGCTTTACAGGAAGCAATCTTTAAAGTTCTTCCAGAAAGTACTCAAACACAGGCCTTTTCTTATAATGAGTCCTCATTTGATATAGCTTCAAAAGGAGATCAAAATTTAGTTTACGCTGGATATGATGAAAATGGAGAATTGATAGGACTTGCAATCGTTGCCTCAGGTCAAGGTTATGCTGATGTCATTAGAGTTCTATATGGTTATAGTATTGATAATCAAAAGATAATAGGTTTTTATGTATTAGAAAGTAAAGAGACTCCTGGCCTAGGAGATAAAATAGAAAAAGATCCGAGTTTCTTATCAAATTTTGAAGCATTGGATGCTAGCCTTAATGAAGCGAAATCAGCAATTCAAAATAAAATAATCACAGTAAAGAAAGGGGAGAAAGTAAACGAGTGGGAGATTGATGGTATTACTGGTGCTACAATTTCCTCAAGAGCCATAGGAGATATAATTGGAAAAAGTACTCAAAAATGGATTCCAATCATTTATAAAAATCAATCTGTTTTTAAAAAGTATAGAAATGAGCAATCTCAACAGTAA